The following coding sequences are from one Portunus trituberculatus isolate SZX2019 chromosome 32, ASM1759143v1, whole genome shotgun sequence window:
- the LOC123511837 gene encoding uncharacterized protein LOC123511837, with the protein MSQEDLAATAVSFKAPPFYSQDPSLWFCLLECSFKASKITNSLTKFNHAVSFLPSDVLTHISVVISTAASSDTPYEDLKTALLTSLQSSVATRLRELLSSEELGDEKPSQLLSRMKQLLGDKYQAFDADLFKQLFYQRLPPAIQRSLFSVKDTLKPDAIAKLADDFQAILPATPASPVSSVTTTQNDTQLSHLTKLISQLTTEVNYLKKQLHDGRRSRSSTPRRLQRRSRSRSPGLCWYHNKFGAKANKCVSPCTYNTSNTNGEQ; encoded by the coding sequence atgtCTCAGGAAGACCTTGCTGCGACGGCGGTGTCTTTTAAGGCACCTCCCTTCTACTCGCAGGACCCATCCTTGTGGTTCTGTCTCTTGGAGTGCAGCTTCAAGGCATCCAAGATCACTAACAGCCTCACCAAATTCAACCATGCTGTTAGCTTCTTGCCATCCGACGTGCTTACACATATCTCTGTCGTCATCTCCACTGCTGCCTCCTCTGACACTCCCTATGAAGATTTGAAGACTGCCCTACTAACGAGTCTACAATCTTCCGTCGCCACCCGTCTCCGTGAGCTCCTCTCTAGTGAGGAATTAGGTGATGAGAAGCCGTCACAGTTGCTGAGTCGCATGAAGCAACTGCTTGGTGACAAGTACCAAGCCTTCGACGCTGATCTCTTCAAGCAACTGTTCTACCAGCGCCTTCCTCCTGCCATCCAGCGTAGCCTCTTCAGCGTCAAGGACACTTTGAAACCTGACGCCATCGCTAAGTTGGCAGACGACTTCCAGGCGATTCTTCCTGCAACACCTGCTTCTCCTGTGTCTTCTGTCACTACCACACAGAATGACACCCAGTTGTCTCACCTTACCAAGCTCATCTCTCAGCTTACCACCGAGGTTAACTACTTGAAGAAGCAACTGCATGATGGCCGTCGCTCACGTTCCTCCACTCCTCGCCGCCTCCAGCGCCGCTCCCGTTCTAGGAGCCCAGGTCTGTGTTGGTACCACAACAAGTTTGGTGCCAAGGCCAACAAGTGCGTTTCCCCATGCACCTACAACACGTCAAACACCAACGGCGAGCAGTGA